In Puntigrus tetrazona isolate hp1 chromosome 18, ASM1883169v1, whole genome shotgun sequence, one genomic interval encodes:
- the plekha7a gene encoding pleckstrin homology domain-containing family A member 7 isoform X10 has translation MAAPLRRDTLPENYSYGVCRDGRVFFIDDEARSASWLHPCTGEPVNSGHMIRSDLPTGWEEGFTKEGASFFIDHNQRTTTFIHPVTGQISAENSDFRLQDQTGRHMLRQPQSNTRPSSTISEASTAVTSSTLDTTSGSKGSKSSGRVHSFGKRDHAIKRNPSVPVVVRGWLYKQDSSGMRLWKRKWFVLADYCLFYYKDSREESVLGSIPLPSYTIAPVGPEDHISRKYAFKATHTGMRSYIYKQSSVIGSQAEHTGMRTYYFSADTQEDMNGWVRAMNQAALMQTHTVKRNESDLPDPVNISEKLKQQAVPQTNHINSYVIPEPEVIQSEALLEEKQEGLVGEAEIQFAPREMEPARGKSPASRIVEVEVLAPGSTPASQAPSRAPSRAVSTPPVLRNGTPIEQNGMPGYQRGPTPSSQTPIQVQRRSALEKVENWVKVQKEERQGFVSADGTIPRRTPSIHPKYGAIDKYQSLPKSVRQSPPTAHCQLSSEYKYSHDRLNHFQMSHSHSQRPVTHDNTVWQLYEWQQRQQYRHGSPTAPVYTPAPDYSTAISSTRVNSDVARSISVPPTLSDIPPPGPPGPRLLSPRRPHTPAERVTVKPLEDRPTVEVPPSNSPHRLRPYKSATIERRSVPPSGYITHTVSAPSLHGKTPEELTLLLIQLRRHQAMMAGVRNNALAHLQQLSRVKADDTYMDLKKDLDYLDLKVSGTETLKGRPAKPVKVAESDVDVTLSRLCEQDKILQELEFRLSGLKDDKDKLESVLDVSHQQMEQYKDQPAHAEKIAYQQRLLQEDLVHIRADISRVSTEMERAWEDYSRLEQSVEQLRDVLQTQMNLCTSPQEKNQLRRELWRIEDVMTGLSSSKETFKITIDSVKNPERKLVPSVIESTVPSRCMTPSAFEVRSPQRSLTSSPLSLPMYNEDLQHPHSVPKWEEDDAPPRPPLPLLYDEDTPPVVPPLPKETSVIRHTSVRGLKRQSDERKRDRESSYVNGDCRVELRSYLSEPELPGAGTDQVDPGYLTLQRRGLSGSSSRINQYGLTSCSLRGYSALSTTERPKSALERLCSGDSQPDHPPQRGRMSVEEQLERMKRHQKALVRERKRNLSQGERQPVGSRASTRPVGSDPGSGWEKVIDLHRPKQALHDKSQRLGSDEWLAVEARPMNAQELEPELEAVDFEFDLNRELCTPQKVSIPERLMDAESDDEDLSPEEKETRSRTVAKIKNLLSKSSVKSIGAEQVDLGELDEELQQQERIMGIHRALATEASVKRKQVTAKAMSKC, from the exons GACTGGCCGACACATGCTGAGGCAGCCACAGTCCAACACACGGCCCTCCAGCACCATCAGTGAGGCCTCGACTGCCGTCACTTCTTCTACTCTGGACACCACTTCAGGCTCAAAG GGATCCAAGTCCAGTGGAAGGGTTCATAGCTTTGGCAAACGGGATCATGCCATAAAGAGGAATCCCAGTGTTCCTGTCGTGGTCCGTGGATGGCTCTACAAACAG GACAGCTCAGGGATGCGTCTGTGGAAGAGAAAATGGTTTGTTCTAGCTGATTATTGCCTCTTCTACTACAAAG ACAGTCGTGAAGAGTCGGTGCTGGGTAGCATTCCTCTGCCCAGCTACACTATAGCGCCCGTGGGACCTGAAGATCACATTAGCCGAAAATATGCCTTCAAG GCTACACACACAGGGATGCGCTCCTACATTTACAAACAGAGCTCTGTGATTGGCTCGCAGGCGGAGCACACTGGGATGAGGACGTACTATTTCAGTGCGGACACACAGGAGGACATGAATGGCTGGGTCAGGGCCATGAACCAGGCTGCATTGATGCAGACCCATACAGTGAAGAG AAACGAGTCGGATCTTCCAGACCCAGTGAACATTTCTGAGAAACTCAAGCAGCAGGCTGTCCCTCAGACCAACCACATCAACAGCTACGTGATTCCAGAGCCGGAGGTCATCCAAAGTGAAGCGCTGCTGGAGGAGAAGCAGGAAGGACTTGTCGGAGAAGCGGAGATTCAGTTTGCTCCGAGAGAGATGGAGCCGGCGAGGGGTAAATCTCCAGCGAGCAGGATCGTGGAGGTGGAGGTTTTAGCTCCAGGGTCGACACCAGCATCCCAGGCCCCGTCTCGAGCTCCTTCGAGGGCCGTCTCGACCCCGCCAGTGCTGAGGAACGGTACACCCATAGAGCAGAACGGCATGCCCGGGTATCAGAGGGGGCCTACGCCGTCTTCTCAAACTCCTATACAGGTACAGAGGAGGAGTGCACTGGAGAAGGTGGAGAACTGGGTCAAAGTACAGAAGGAAGAACGCCAGGG GTTTGTTTCTGCGGATGGCACAATCCCACGTCGGACCCCTTCCATTCACCCGAAGTACGGCGCGATAGACAAGTACCAGTCTTTACCAAAGTCCGTGCGGCAAAGCCCCCCAACCGCTCACTGTCAGTTGTCCAGTGAATACAAATATTCCCATGACCGGCTAAATCACTTCCAGATGAGCCACAGTCACAGCCAGCGACCCGTGACGCACGACAACACCGTGTGGCAGCTCTACGAATGGCAACAGAGACAGCAGTATCGCCACGGCAGCCCCACGGCCCCCGTTTACACGCCGGCTCCTGACTACTCCACCGCCATCTCCTCCACCAGAGTCAACTCAGACGTCGCTCGCTCCATCTCCGTGCCTCCGACCTTGTCAGACATCCCTCCACCCGGGCCTCCTGGACCCAGACTGCTGTCTCCACGCAGACCCCACACTCCTGCAGAACGGGTTACGGTCAAACCTCTGGAGGACAGGCCCACGGTGGAGGTGCCACCGTCAAACTCTCCTCACCGTCTACGCCCCTATAAG TCGGCCACAATAGAAAGACGCTCAGTGCCTCCATCCGGCTACATCACACATACTGTCAGTGCGCCCAGCCTGCACGGAAAAAca CCGGAGGAGCTCACCCTTCTCCTCATCCAGTTACGGAGACACCAGGCCATGATGGCAGGTGTGCGCAACAATGCGCTGGCCCACCTCCAGCAGTTGTCTCGGGTGAAG GCTGATGACACATACATGGACTTGAAGAAGGACCTGGATTATTTAGATCTGAAG GTGAGTGGGACAGAGACACTGAAAGGACGGCCGGCAAAGCCAGTGAAGGTGGCGGAAAGTGATGTAGAC GTGACACTGAGTCGATTGTGTGAACAAGATAAAATACTCCAAGAGCTTGAGTTCAGACTCAGTGGGCTTAAGGATGATAAG GACAAGCTTGAGTCTGTTCTGGATGTGTCCCACCAGCAGATGGAGCAGTACAAGGACCAGCCGGCTCACGCTGAGAAGATCGCTTACCAGCAGCGACTTCTTCAAGAGGACCTGGTGCATATTCGAGCTGACATTTCTAGAGTTTCAACG GAGATGGAGAGAGCGTGGGAGGACTACAGCAGGCTGGAGCAGTCCGTGGAACAGCTGAGGGACGTCCTGCAGACTCAGATGAATCTCTGCACATCCCCTCAG gAGAAAAATCAGTTGAGGCGGGAGCTCTGGAGGATAGAGGACGTGATGACTGGACTCAGCTCATCCAAAGAAACCTTCAAAATCACCATAGACTCAGTGAAGAACCCAG AGAGGAAACTTGTGCCTTCAGTGATCGAGTCGACAGTGCCTTCTCGATGCATGACCCCATCCGCGTTCGAGGTTCGGTCACCCCAACGCAGTCTTACCTCCAGTCCGTTATCACTGCCCATGTACAACGAAGATCTTCAGCATCCTCACTCTGTGCCAAAATGG GAAGAGGATGATGCTCCACCCAGACCACCTTTGCCCCTCCTCTATGATGAGGACACACCCCCTGTTGTCCCGCCCCTACCTAAAGAAACATCGGTCATCAGACACACTTCTGTCCGTGGCCTCAAACGACAATCTGACGAGAGGAAACGTGACAGAGAAAGCAGCTACGTGAATGGAGATTGCAGG GTGGAACTGCGGTCCTACCTGAGCGAACCAGAGCTTCCTGGAGCAGGAACAGATCAAGTAGACCCAGGCTACCTGACTCTTCAAAGAAgag GTCTCTCAGGCTCCTCATCCAGAATAAACCAGTATGGTCTGACTTCCTGTTCACTGAGAGGATATTCAGCGTTATCGACAACA GAGAGACCAAAGAGTGCCTTGGAGCGGCTGTGCTCGGGAGACTCCCAGCCCGATCACCCGCCTCAGAGAGGGAGGATGAGCGTGGAGGAGCAGCTGGAGAGAATGAAAAGGCACCAGAAAGCTCTAGTGCGCGAGCGCAAACGTAACTTGAGTCAGGGTGAGCGACAGCCCGTGGGCTCCCGCGCCTCCACTCGACCCGTCGGCTCTGACCCAGGATCA GGATGGGAAAAAGTCATTGATTTGCACCGACCAAAACAGGCCTTGCATGACAAATCACAGCGGCTGGGATCAGATGAATGGCTGGCTGTTGAAGCCCGGCCAATGAACGCACAGGAGCTGGAGCCGGAGCTGGAGGCTGTGGACTTTGAGTTCGATCTCAACCGAGAG CTGTGTACGCCACAGAAGGTGTCCATCCCGGAGAGACTCATGGATGCGGAGTCAGATGACGAAGACCTGAGTCCGGAAGAGAAGGAGACTCGTTCTCGCACCGTAGCAAAGATAAAAAACCTACTGTCCAAGTCAAG TGTGAAGTCTATCGGTGCAGAGCAGGTAGATTTGGGCGAGCTGGATGAAGAGCTGCAGCAGCAGGAGAGGATCATGGGCATTCATCGAGCTCTCGCCACAGAGGCCTCCGTCAAGAGGAAGCAGGTCACAG CCAAAGCCATGTCCAAGTGCTAG
- the plekha7a gene encoding pleckstrin homology domain-containing family A member 7 isoform X2 produces MGNCCGREGDSGHETVPVRQKFAWPKTDRVIFGIDSHNQRTTTFIHPVTGQISAENSDFRLQDQTGRHMLRQPQSNTRPSSTISEASTAVTSSTLDTTSGSKGSKSSGRVHSFGKRDHAIKRNPSVPVVVRGWLYKQDSSGMRLWKRKWFVLADYCLFYYKDSREESVLGSIPLPSYTIAPVGPEDHISRKYAFKATHTGMRSYIYKQSSVIGSQAEHTGMRTYYFSADTQEDMNGWVRAMNQAALMQTHTVKRNESDLPDPVNISEKLKQQAVPQTNHINSYVIPEPEVIQSEALLEEKQEGLVGEAEIQFAPREMEPARGKSPASRIVEVEVLAPGSTPASQAPSRAPSRAVSTPPVLRNGTPIEQNGMPGYQRGPTPSSQTPIQVQRRSALEKVENWVKVQKEERQGFVSADGTIPRRTPSIHPKYGAIDKYQSLPKSVRQSPPTAHCQLSSEYKYSHDRLNHFQMSHSHSQRPVTHDNTVWQLYEWQQRQQYRHGSPTAPVYTPAPDYSTAISSTRVNSDVARSISVPPTLSDIPPPGPPGPRLLSPRRPHTPAERVTVKPLEDRPTVEVPPSNSPHRLRPYKSATIERRSVPPSGYITHTVSAPSLHGKTPEELTLLLIQLRRHQAMMAGVRNNALAHLQQLSRVKADDTYMDLKKDLDYLDLKMKSLEPLILMVHSVLQTCTAGGLRPLWNVSGTETLKGRPAKPVKVAESDVDVTLSRLCEQDKILQELEFRLSGLKDDKDKLESVLDVSHQQMEQYKDQPAHAEKIAYQQRLLQEDLVHIRADISRVSTEMERAWEDYSRLEQSVEQLRDVLQTQMNLCTSPQEKNQLRRELWRIEDVMTGLSSSKETFKITIDSVKNPERKLVPSVIESTVPSRCMTPSAFEVRSPQRSLTSSPLSLPMYNEDLQHPHSVPKWEEDDAPPRPPLPLLYDEDTPPVVPPLPKETSVIRHTSVRGLKRQSDERKRDRESSYVNGDCRVELRSYLSEPELPGAGTDQVDPGYLTLQRRGLSGSSSRINQYGLTSCSLRGYSALSTTERPKSALERLCSGDSQPDHPPQRGRMSVEEQLERMKRHQKALVRERKRNLSQGERQPVGSRASTRPVGSDPGSGWEKVIDLHRPKQALHDKSQRLGSDEWLAVEARPMNAQELEPELEAVDFEFDLNREMNSAYCCQLCTPQKVSIPERLMDAESDDEDLSPEEKETRSRTVAKIKNLLSKSSVKSIGAEQVDLGELDEELQQQERIMGIHRALATEASVKRKQVTAKAMSKC; encoded by the exons GACTGGCCGACACATGCTGAGGCAGCCACAGTCCAACACACGGCCCTCCAGCACCATCAGTGAGGCCTCGACTGCCGTCACTTCTTCTACTCTGGACACCACTTCAGGCTCAAAG GGATCCAAGTCCAGTGGAAGGGTTCATAGCTTTGGCAAACGGGATCATGCCATAAAGAGGAATCCCAGTGTTCCTGTCGTGGTCCGTGGATGGCTCTACAAACAG GACAGCTCAGGGATGCGTCTGTGGAAGAGAAAATGGTTTGTTCTAGCTGATTATTGCCTCTTCTACTACAAAG ACAGTCGTGAAGAGTCGGTGCTGGGTAGCATTCCTCTGCCCAGCTACACTATAGCGCCCGTGGGACCTGAAGATCACATTAGCCGAAAATATGCCTTCAAG GCTACACACACAGGGATGCGCTCCTACATTTACAAACAGAGCTCTGTGATTGGCTCGCAGGCGGAGCACACTGGGATGAGGACGTACTATTTCAGTGCGGACACACAGGAGGACATGAATGGCTGGGTCAGGGCCATGAACCAGGCTGCATTGATGCAGACCCATACAGTGAAGAG AAACGAGTCGGATCTTCCAGACCCAGTGAACATTTCTGAGAAACTCAAGCAGCAGGCTGTCCCTCAGACCAACCACATCAACAGCTACGTGATTCCAGAGCCGGAGGTCATCCAAAGTGAAGCGCTGCTGGAGGAGAAGCAGGAAGGACTTGTCGGAGAAGCGGAGATTCAGTTTGCTCCGAGAGAGATGGAGCCGGCGAGGGGTAAATCTCCAGCGAGCAGGATCGTGGAGGTGGAGGTTTTAGCTCCAGGGTCGACACCAGCATCCCAGGCCCCGTCTCGAGCTCCTTCGAGGGCCGTCTCGACCCCGCCAGTGCTGAGGAACGGTACACCCATAGAGCAGAACGGCATGCCCGGGTATCAGAGGGGGCCTACGCCGTCTTCTCAAACTCCTATACAGGTACAGAGGAGGAGTGCACTGGAGAAGGTGGAGAACTGGGTCAAAGTACAGAAGGAAGAACGCCAGGG GTTTGTTTCTGCGGATGGCACAATCCCACGTCGGACCCCTTCCATTCACCCGAAGTACGGCGCGATAGACAAGTACCAGTCTTTACCAAAGTCCGTGCGGCAAAGCCCCCCAACCGCTCACTGTCAGTTGTCCAGTGAATACAAATATTCCCATGACCGGCTAAATCACTTCCAGATGAGCCACAGTCACAGCCAGCGACCCGTGACGCACGACAACACCGTGTGGCAGCTCTACGAATGGCAACAGAGACAGCAGTATCGCCACGGCAGCCCCACGGCCCCCGTTTACACGCCGGCTCCTGACTACTCCACCGCCATCTCCTCCACCAGAGTCAACTCAGACGTCGCTCGCTCCATCTCCGTGCCTCCGACCTTGTCAGACATCCCTCCACCCGGGCCTCCTGGACCCAGACTGCTGTCTCCACGCAGACCCCACACTCCTGCAGAACGGGTTACGGTCAAACCTCTGGAGGACAGGCCCACGGTGGAGGTGCCACCGTCAAACTCTCCTCACCGTCTACGCCCCTATAAG TCGGCCACAATAGAAAGACGCTCAGTGCCTCCATCCGGCTACATCACACATACTGTCAGTGCGCCCAGCCTGCACGGAAAAAca CCGGAGGAGCTCACCCTTCTCCTCATCCAGTTACGGAGACACCAGGCCATGATGGCAGGTGTGCGCAACAATGCGCTGGCCCACCTCCAGCAGTTGTCTCGGGTGAAG GCTGATGACACATACATGGACTTGAAGAAGGACCTGGATTATTTAGATCTGAAG ATGAAAAGTTTAGAGCCGTTGATCCTCATGGTTCACAGTGTGTTACAAACCTGCACTGCGGGGGGTTTGAGACCACTCTGGAAC GTGAGTGGGACAGAGACACTGAAAGGACGGCCGGCAAAGCCAGTGAAGGTGGCGGAAAGTGATGTAGAC GTGACACTGAGTCGATTGTGTGAACAAGATAAAATACTCCAAGAGCTTGAGTTCAGACTCAGTGGGCTTAAGGATGATAAG GACAAGCTTGAGTCTGTTCTGGATGTGTCCCACCAGCAGATGGAGCAGTACAAGGACCAGCCGGCTCACGCTGAGAAGATCGCTTACCAGCAGCGACTTCTTCAAGAGGACCTGGTGCATATTCGAGCTGACATTTCTAGAGTTTCAACG GAGATGGAGAGAGCGTGGGAGGACTACAGCAGGCTGGAGCAGTCCGTGGAACAGCTGAGGGACGTCCTGCAGACTCAGATGAATCTCTGCACATCCCCTCAG gAGAAAAATCAGTTGAGGCGGGAGCTCTGGAGGATAGAGGACGTGATGACTGGACTCAGCTCATCCAAAGAAACCTTCAAAATCACCATAGACTCAGTGAAGAACCCAG AGAGGAAACTTGTGCCTTCAGTGATCGAGTCGACAGTGCCTTCTCGATGCATGACCCCATCCGCGTTCGAGGTTCGGTCACCCCAACGCAGTCTTACCTCCAGTCCGTTATCACTGCCCATGTACAACGAAGATCTTCAGCATCCTCACTCTGTGCCAAAATGG GAAGAGGATGATGCTCCACCCAGACCACCTTTGCCCCTCCTCTATGATGAGGACACACCCCCTGTTGTCCCGCCCCTACCTAAAGAAACATCGGTCATCAGACACACTTCTGTCCGTGGCCTCAAACGACAATCTGACGAGAGGAAACGTGACAGAGAAAGCAGCTACGTGAATGGAGATTGCAGG GTGGAACTGCGGTCCTACCTGAGCGAACCAGAGCTTCCTGGAGCAGGAACAGATCAAGTAGACCCAGGCTACCTGACTCTTCAAAGAAgag GTCTCTCAGGCTCCTCATCCAGAATAAACCAGTATGGTCTGACTTCCTGTTCACTGAGAGGATATTCAGCGTTATCGACAACA GAGAGACCAAAGAGTGCCTTGGAGCGGCTGTGCTCGGGAGACTCCCAGCCCGATCACCCGCCTCAGAGAGGGAGGATGAGCGTGGAGGAGCAGCTGGAGAGAATGAAAAGGCACCAGAAAGCTCTAGTGCGCGAGCGCAAACGTAACTTGAGTCAGGGTGAGCGACAGCCCGTGGGCTCCCGCGCCTCCACTCGACCCGTCGGCTCTGACCCAGGATCA GGATGGGAAAAAGTCATTGATTTGCACCGACCAAAACAGGCCTTGCATGACAAATCACAGCGGCTGGGATCAGATGAATGGCTGGCTGTTGAAGCCCGGCCAATGAACGCACAGGAGCTGGAGCCGGAGCTGGAGGCTGTGGACTTTGAGTTCGATCTCAACCGAGAG ATGAACTCAGCGTATTGTTGTCAGCTGTGTACGCCACAGAAGGTGTCCATCCCGGAGAGACTCATGGATGCGGAGTCAGATGACGAAGACCTGAGTCCGGAAGAGAAGGAGACTCGTTCTCGCACCGTAGCAAAGATAAAAAACCTACTGTCCAAGTCAAG TGTGAAGTCTATCGGTGCAGAGCAGGTAGATTTGGGCGAGCTGGATGAAGAGCTGCAGCAGCAGGAGAGGATCATGGGCATTCATCGAGCTCTCGCCACAGAGGCCTCCGTCAAGAGGAAGCAGGTCACAG CCAAAGCCATGTCCAAGTGCTAG
- the plekha7a gene encoding pleckstrin homology domain-containing family A member 7 isoform X1, with product MAAPLRRDTLPENYSYGVCRDGRVFFIDDEARSASWLHPCTGEPVNSGHMIRSDLPTGWEEGFTKEGASFFIECTPVCSAAETMPRDFKALLSFTFKALSHNQRTTTFIHPVTGQISAENSDFRLQDQTGRHMLRQPQSNTRPSSTISEASTAVTSSTLDTTSGSKGSKSSGRVHSFGKRDHAIKRNPSVPVVVRGWLYKQDSSGMRLWKRKWFVLADYCLFYYKDSREESVLGSIPLPSYTIAPVGPEDHISRKYAFKAEHTGMRTYYFSADTQEDMNGWVRAMNQAALMQTHTVKRNESDLPDPVNISEKLKQQAVPQTNHINSYVIPEPEVIQSEALLEEKQEGLVGEAEIQFAPREMEPARGKSPASRIVEVEVLAPGSTPASQAPSRAPSRAVSTPPVLRNGTPIEQNGMPGYQRGPTPSSQTPIQVQRRSALEKVENWVKVQKEERQGFVSADGTIPRRTPSIHPKYGAIDKYQSLPKSVRQSPPTAHCQLSSEYKYSHDRLNHFQMSHSHSQRPVTHDNTVWQLYEWQQRQQYRHGSPTAPVYTPAPDYSTAISSTRVNSDVARSISVPPTLSDIPPPGPPGPRLLSPRRPHTPAERVTVKPLEDRPTVEVPPSNSPHRLRPYKSATIERRSVPPSGYITHTVSAPSLHGKTPEELTLLLIQLRRHQAMMAGVRNNALAHLQQLSRVKADDTYMDLKKDLDYLDLKMKSLEPLILMVHSVLQTCTAGGLRPLWNVSGTETLKGRPAKPVKVAESDVDVTLSRLCEQDKILQELEFRLSGLKDDKDKLESVLDVSHQQMEQYKDQPAHAEKIAYQQRLLQEDLVHIRADISRVSTEMERAWEDYSRLEQSVEQLRDVLQTQMNLCTSPQEKNQLRRELWRIEDVMTGLSSSKETFKITIDSVKNPERKLVPSVIESTVPSRCMTPSAFEVRSPQRSLTSSPLSLPMYNEDLQHPHSVPKWEEDDAPPRPPLPLLYDEDTPPVVPPLPKETSVIRHTSVRGLKRQSDERKRDRESSYVNGDCRVELRSYLSEPELPGAGTDQVDPGYLTLQRRGLSGSSSRINQYGLTSCSLRGYSALSTTERPKSALERLCSGDSQPDHPPQRGRMSVEEQLERMKRHQKALVRERKRNLSQGERQPVGSRASTRPVGSDPGSGWEKVIDLHRPKQALHDKSQRLGSDEWLAVEARPMNAQELEPELEAVDFEFDLNREMNSAYCCQLCTPQKVSIPERLMDAESDDEDLSPEEKETRSRTVAKIKNLLSKSSVKSIGAEQVDLGELDEELQQQERIMGIHRALATEASVKRKQVTAKAMSKC from the exons GACTGGCCGACACATGCTGAGGCAGCCACAGTCCAACACACGGCCCTCCAGCACCATCAGTGAGGCCTCGACTGCCGTCACTTCTTCTACTCTGGACACCACTTCAGGCTCAAAG GGATCCAAGTCCAGTGGAAGGGTTCATAGCTTTGGCAAACGGGATCATGCCATAAAGAGGAATCCCAGTGTTCCTGTCGTGGTCCGTGGATGGCTCTACAAACAG GACAGCTCAGGGATGCGTCTGTGGAAGAGAAAATGGTTTGTTCTAGCTGATTATTGCCTCTTCTACTACAAAG ACAGTCGTGAAGAGTCGGTGCTGGGTAGCATTCCTCTGCCCAGCTACACTATAGCGCCCGTGGGACCTGAAGATCACATTAGCCGAAAATATGCCTTCAAG GCGGAGCACACTGGGATGAGGACGTACTATTTCAGTGCGGACACACAGGAGGACATGAATGGCTGGGTCAGGGCCATGAACCAGGCTGCATTGATGCAGACCCATACAGTGAAGAG AAACGAGTCGGATCTTCCAGACCCAGTGAACATTTCTGAGAAACTCAAGCAGCAGGCTGTCCCTCAGACCAACCACATCAACAGCTACGTGATTCCAGAGCCGGAGGTCATCCAAAGTGAAGCGCTGCTGGAGGAGAAGCAGGAAGGACTTGTCGGAGAAGCGGAGATTCAGTTTGCTCCGAGAGAGATGGAGCCGGCGAGGGGTAAATCTCCAGCGAGCAGGATCGTGGAGGTGGAGGTTTTAGCTCCAGGGTCGACACCAGCATCCCAGGCCCCGTCTCGAGCTCCTTCGAGGGCCGTCTCGACCCCGCCAGTGCTGAGGAACGGTACACCCATAGAGCAGAACGGCATGCCCGGGTATCAGAGGGGGCCTACGCCGTCTTCTCAAACTCCTATACAGGTACAGAGGAGGAGTGCACTGGAGAAGGTGGAGAACTGGGTCAAAGTACAGAAGGAAGAACGCCAGGG GTTTGTTTCTGCGGATGGCACAATCCCACGTCGGACCCCTTCCATTCACCCGAAGTACGGCGCGATAGACAAGTACCAGTCTTTACCAAAGTCCGTGCGGCAAAGCCCCCCAACCGCTCACTGTCAGTTGTCCAGTGAATACAAATATTCCCATGACCGGCTAAATCACTTCCAGATGAGCCACAGTCACAGCCAGCGACCCGTGACGCACGACAACACCGTGTGGCAGCTCTACGAATGGCAACAGAGACAGCAGTATCGCCACGGCAGCCCCACGGCCCCCGTTTACACGCCGGCTCCTGACTACTCCACCGCCATCTCCTCCACCAGAGTCAACTCAGACGTCGCTCGCTCCATCTCCGTGCCTCCGACCTTGTCAGACATCCCTCCACCCGGGCCTCCTGGACCCAGACTGCTGTCTCCACGCAGACCCCACACTCCTGCAGAACGGGTTACGGTCAAACCTCTGGAGGACAGGCCCACGGTGGAGGTGCCACCGTCAAACTCTCCTCACCGTCTACGCCCCTATAAG TCGGCCACAATAGAAAGACGCTCAGTGCCTCCATCCGGCTACATCACACATACTGTCAGTGCGCCCAGCCTGCACGGAAAAAca CCGGAGGAGCTCACCCTTCTCCTCATCCAGTTACGGAGACACCAGGCCATGATGGCAGGTGTGCGCAACAATGCGCTGGCCCACCTCCAGCAGTTGTCTCGGGTGAAG GCTGATGACACATACATGGACTTGAAGAAGGACCTGGATTATTTAGATCTGAAG ATGAAAAGTTTAGAGCCGTTGATCCTCATGGTTCACAGTGTGTTACAAACCTGCACTGCGGGGGGTTTGAGACCACTCTGGAAC GTGAGTGGGACAGAGACACTGAAAGGACGGCCGGCAAAGCCAGTGAAGGTGGCGGAAAGTGATGTAGAC GTGACACTGAGTCGATTGTGTGAACAAGATAAAATACTCCAAGAGCTTGAGTTCAGACTCAGTGGGCTTAAGGATGATAAG GACAAGCTTGAGTCTGTTCTGGATGTGTCCCACCAGCAGATGGAGCAGTACAAGGACCAGCCGGCTCACGCTGAGAAGATCGCTTACCAGCAGCGACTTCTTCAAGAGGACCTGGTGCATATTCGAGCTGACATTTCTAGAGTTTCAACG GAGATGGAGAGAGCGTGGGAGGACTACAGCAGGCTGGAGCAGTCCGTGGAACAGCTGAGGGACGTCCTGCAGACTCAGATGAATCTCTGCACATCCCCTCAG gAGAAAAATCAGTTGAGGCGGGAGCTCTGGAGGATAGAGGACGTGATGACTGGACTCAGCTCATCCAAAGAAACCTTCAAAATCACCATAGACTCAGTGAAGAACCCAG AGAGGAAACTTGTGCCTTCAGTGATCGAGTCGACAGTGCCTTCTCGATGCATGACCCCATCCGCGTTCGAGGTTCGGTCACCCCAACGCAGTCTTACCTCCAGTCCGTTATCACTGCCCATGTACAACGAAGATCTTCAGCATCCTCACTCTGTGCCAAAATGG GAAGAGGATGATGCTCCACCCAGACCACCTTTGCCCCTCCTCTATGATGAGGACACACCCCCTGTTGTCCCGCCCCTACCTAAAGAAACATCGGTCATCAGACACACTTCTGTCCGTGGCCTCAAACGACAATCTGACGAGAGGAAACGTGACAGAGAAAGCAGCTACGTGAATGGAGATTGCAGG GTGGAACTGCGGTCCTACCTGAGCGAACCAGAGCTTCCTGGAGCAGGAACAGATCAAGTAGACCCAGGCTACCTGACTCTTCAAAGAAgag GTCTCTCAGGCTCCTCATCCAGAATAAACCAGTATGGTCTGACTTCCTGTTCACTGAGAGGATATTCAGCGTTATCGACAACA GAGAGACCAAAGAGTGCCTTGGAGCGGCTGTGCTCGGGAGACTCCCAGCCCGATCACCCGCCTCAGAGAGGGAGGATGAGCGTGGAGGAGCAGCTGGAGAGAATGAAAAGGCACCAGAAAGCTCTAGTGCGCGAGCGCAAACGTAACTTGAGTCAGGGTGAGCGACAGCCCGTGGGCTCCCGCGCCTCCACTCGACCCGTCGGCTCTGACCCAGGATCA GGATGGGAAAAAGTCATTGATTTGCACCGACCAAAACAGGCCTTGCATGACAAATCACAGCGGCTGGGATCAGATGAATGGCTGGCTGTTGAAGCCCGGCCAATGAACGCACAGGAGCTGGAGCCGGAGCTGGAGGCTGTGGACTTTGAGTTCGATCTCAACCGAGAG ATGAACTCAGCGTATTGTTGTCAGCTGTGTACGCCACAGAAGGTGTCCATCCCGGAGAGACTCATGGATGCGGAGTCAGATGACGAAGACCTGAGTCCGGAAGAGAAGGAGACTCGTTCTCGCACCGTAGCAAAGATAAAAAACCTACTGTCCAAGTCAAG TGTGAAGTCTATCGGTGCAGAGCAGGTAGATTTGGGCGAGCTGGATGAAGAGCTGCAGCAGCAGGAGAGGATCATGGGCATTCATCGAGCTCTCGCCACAGAGGCCTCCGTCAAGAGGAAGCAGGTCACAG CCAAAGCCATGTCCAAGTGCTAG